Sequence from the Vibrio alfacsensis genome:
CCATGGCAAGGGTTAGGACAAGGAAGAACATTCGCGATATTTCGGCTTCTTGTTCTCCTGCAACCAAATCCGCAAAAAATATGCACAATAAGAAAATGGTCAATGGAAAACGAAGTTTCCGGCTCTCTTTGTGCAGGTAGAGACAAACATGATCGGGCCAATTTAGATGCAAATTGAGCAGACCTTTTGTGGGGCTCAACGCATAGATTAACTCTAGAAAAAACAGTGCACCAGCACTGGCAAGTATCAACATTTTTGATTCGGTTGCGTTGGGTATCGGCCACACCCAAAAAAGAGACGAGGCCATCAGAACGAGCCCTAAAGGCAACACTAATGCTTGAATGGCGGCAATACTGAGTAGAGACATGGTGTTTTGAAAACGATCACGTAACGGGTGACCGAATGCTTTTTGGTAGTCATGACGTAATTGAGTCGCCCGTTTTCTTAGTCGACCATGACCGTAAATCAGAACTACAGAGTAGATAACAAAAGCAATACCGATCAGCTTTAGGCGCCCTATATCGGTGCGTTCAATCATGGATTGCAAAGGTGTTGCGTCCCCAAACCAAGTGATTTTACTAAAGTCAGTCATGTGCTGCCAAAATGGCACATTACTACGAGTCCAAAATTGTTGTTCCCTTAAAAATGAACGTGCACTGTCGACCTCTAGTGAATATTGATTGATCGTCAGTTGTAACTTTCCCAGAGCAATGATTAGCTTTTCGTAGTCGGTCGTTAACTGTTTCAATAATTCTAGAGATAAGGTGTTTATTCTGGTTTGAGTTTGAGTTTGAGTTTGATTTGACGCTGCCAATTGACCTTTATTGTGAGTCGATTGAACGGCATTATTTAAGGCATGAGCCGCTAACGTTTGACTTATTTCGTATTTGCGAATGTGTGCGGCGGCAATTTCATCTGGGATTGATTTGTCTCCAACTTGATTAGGAAGTCGCTGCAGTTGTGCACGAATTGACGCACCAAAAGCAGTGCTGTTTTTTAACCAAGAGAGATTGTCTTTAATGAGGCGTTGTTCTTCGGCAAGGCTTCTTCTTTCTACTTCCAATTGCTGCTTTTCAATACGTGATTGTTCAATGGTTGCCAATATTTGCTCTAACTCATCCGCATATTGAGTGACGGTAGCAAAGCTCTGTACCGCTATAAGGTCTGATGGTTCGATGTCACTCTCTAATGAGCGAACGTCAGCGATAAGGTTTTTGACCGATGCTTGTTCGACGCGAGTCAACTTGTCTTGAAGTGTAATCAGCAAAGGGGAGGCAAGTTGAATTTTTCTGTCGAGCAGCTTTTGCTCAAGTCTTAATAGTTCGGTTCGTTCATCGAGACTTTGAAGTTCGGCAGCGGTGGCTTCTTGCTGTAGTTTTAGATAGGTTAAATTGGATAACTGCAGCCATTGTTCAATGTCGGAGCCGTTGTCGTTTTTGATGATCGATGCTTGCTCCAACTGTTGGCTGAGTTGCGCTAAAGATACGGGTAAGGTTTTACGATCAGTCGTGAGTTGAATGCTTATCTCTGCATTTGCTTTTGAGGTGTTGCTCCATTCGTTTATGGCCGCTTGCAGAGACGCGATAGATTGAGATAAGTCGCTATAGCTGTCGAGTTGTTTGGTTTGTAATAAATCCAATTGCTCAGCTTGTTCAATTTGCTTTAGCAAGCGTTCTTTCTGCAAAGGATATTGGCTAACGATAGAG
This genomic interval carries:
- a CDS encoding mechanosensitive ion channel domain-containing protein, producing MSKCVNRRFCKISFSKIISCLIAFACLVVAERIIAQELPNAQFIQSEITRLNSEEPKNELLLTQYQTLLNQIDGLEAQRSIIKDYRSIVSQYPLQKERLLKQIEQAEQLDLLQTKQLDSYSDLSQSIASLQAAINEWSNTSKANAEISIQLTTDRKTLPVSLAQLSQQLEQASIIKNDNGSDIEQWLQLSNLTYLKLQQEATAAELQSLDERTELLRLEQKLLDRKIQLASPLLITLQDKLTRVEQASVKNLIADVRSLESDIEPSDLIAVQSFATVTQYADELEQILATIEQSRIEKQQLEVERRSLAEEQRLIKDNLSWLKNSTAFGASIRAQLQRLPNQVGDKSIPDEIAAAHIRKYEISQTLAAHALNNAVQSTHNKGQLAASNQTQTQTQTRINTLSLELLKQLTTDYEKLIIALGKLQLTINQYSLEVDSARSFLREQQFWTRSNVPFWQHMTDFSKITWFGDATPLQSMIERTDIGRLKLIGIAFVIYSVVLIYGHGRLRKRATQLRHDYQKAFGHPLRDRFQNTMSLLSIAAIQALVLPLGLVLMASSLFWVWPIPNATESKMLILASAGALFFLELIYALSPTKGLLNLHLNWPDHVCLYLHKESRKLRFPLTIFLLCIFFADLVAGEQEAEISRMFFLVLTLAMALIYAALLKPERIPAALPSPVNKGLGLLSLKVLLFGSFFAIVVMAILGLFIASWLLLLYQQLTLFVILGVLFIYQLGERWLKLEHRQLNYQRLLARREELIAQQQEQAEEPPELAELRENFPEVEEKSLGSEQISEQSMTLLRGLSLIALIAAVLTLWSSALEMTRWLDNVVIWQVSEAVSGSSTLVDVTLQSLIYALTILLVTFVGVRNLPGILELLVLRRLELSPGTGYAITTLLRYLILMTGVLSAFAILGFQWSRLQWLVAAFGVGLGFGLQEIFANFISGLILLFERPIRIGDIVTINELSGTVSKIQTRATTIIDWDNKEIVVPNKTFITEKLINWSLTDSITRIVIPIGVAYGSDVSKVETLLYRVAEEHPLVLNDPSPSVFFLAFGASSLDFELRVHINSIDHRLSTIHLINKNIDKLFKENDIEIAFPQMDVHVRDWPQQNNATE